The DNA window GCGTGCGGCCCACCCCGCTCACCGACGTGGTGGTGGTCAGGTAGTCCGACGGCAGCACGATCCGGATGGTGTCCGAGCCGCCGGCCTTGAGCCGGGCCAGCGCGAACCGCTTGAGCTCGTCGTCCATCCGGCTGATCAGGTACGTGTTCAGCGCGTAGGTGCTCGTGGCGCTGATCAGCGTGAGCGCCGCGAAGACCAGCACCAGCACCGAGGCGACCAGCTTGGTGCGCAACGAGATCTTGCGCAGGTTCGGGTGCAGCGGGATCGCGCCCCGCACCCGCTCGGCGAGCTTCATGCCCGCGCCTAGACGGCGGGCTTGCGCAGCACGTAACCCACGCCGCGCAGGGTGTGGATCAGTCGCGGCTGCACGTTGTCCACCTTGCGACGCAGGTACGAGATGTAGGACTCGACGATGTTGTCGTCGCCGCGGAAGTCGTATTTCCAGACGTGGTCCAGGATCTGCGCCTTGGAGAGCACCCGGTTGGCGTTGAGCATCAGGTAGCGCAGCAGCTTGAACTCGGTCGGCGAGAGCTGCACCCGGCTGCCCGCCCGGTAGACCTCGTGCGTCTCCTCGTCCAGCTCCAGGTCGGCGAAGACGAGCCGGGACGGCTGCTCCTCGCCGGCCGTGGTGCGGCGCAGCACCGCCCGGATCCGGGCGGTGAGCTCCTCCAGGCTGAACGGCTTGGTGACGTAGTCGTCGCCGCCGAGCGTGAGCCCGCGGATCTTGTCGTCGGTGCCGTCGCGGGCGGTCAGGAAGACCACCGGGGTGCGCTGCCCACCCTCCCGCATCAGGCGGATGACCTCGAAACCGTCGAGGTCGGGAAGCATGACGTCGAGCACGACGAGATCAGGCGCGGAGGTGCGCGCGGCGCTGACGGCCGCACTGCCACTGGTCGCGGTGGTGACGTCGAACCCGGCGAAGCGCAGGCTGGCGGAGAGCAGCTCGAGGATGTTCGCATCGTCCTCGACGACGAGCAGTTTCGCCTCGCTCTGCTTGGGCTGGGTCTGGGCGGCCATGGCGCCATTCTTTCTCCGCCCGCTGCGGCTCCGCTGCACAGTTGCTGAAAATTATCTGTGAGAGAGTCACGCTGCCAGGCGATAGGCCCGTCCGCCCAGGCTGGCCTGCGCGGCACGGGCCAGCGCGCCCCGCCCGGCACCGCTCTCCGGACGCAGCGCGGGAGCGGCCACCAGCGTGACGGTCAGCCGCCGGACCCGGGCCACCCGCAGCACCGAGGCCCAGAGCGTGTCGGCGCCGACGAACGCCGCCTCGGTCGAGTCGTAGCTGATCGAGATCGGGGCCACCGGCGCGCCGGCGTCGATCGCCGCCTGGAACAGAGCGGGGCGGAACGGGCCGCTCTCGGCGCCACAGTACGTCGTACCCTCGGGAAAGACCGCGACCGACCGCCCGGCGCGCAGCGCGGCAGCCACCTCGCCCACCGTCCGCGGCAGCGATTTCGGCCGGGTCCGGTCGATGAAGATGGCGCCGCTGCGGCCCGCCGTCGCGCCGATCGCCGGCCATTGCCGCACGTCGTGCTTCGCGACCAGCCGCACCGGGACGACCGCGTGCAGCGCGACGACGTCCAGCCAGGAGACGTGGTTGGCGACCAGCAGGCTGCCGGGGCGCGG is part of the Actinoplanes missouriensis 431 genome and encodes:
- a CDS encoding lysophospholipid acyltransferase family protein, yielding MTGPATMTGPATMTGPATMTGPATMTSPATMTSPATMTSPATMTSPATTWQPASGCGDDCRPGDASPSTPVTVALRVAGLIAVLLMGLLPAALLRGGALRTLPRAILAVLGVRLVWRGPAPRPGSLLVANHVSWLDVVALHAVVPVRLVAKHDVRQWPAIGATAGRSGAIFIDRTRPKSLPRTVGEVAAALRAGRSVAVFPEGTTYCGAESGPFRPALFQAAIDAGAPVAPISISYDSTEAAFVGADTLWASVLRVARVRRLTVTLVAAPALRPESGAGRGALARAAQASLGGRAYRLAA
- a CDS encoding response regulator transcription factor, whose amino-acid sequence is MAAQTQPKQSEAKLLVVEDDANILELLSASLRFAGFDVTTATSGSAAVSAARTSAPDLVVLDVMLPDLDGFEVIRLMREGGQRTPVVFLTARDGTDDKIRGLTLGGDDYVTKPFSLEELTARIRAVLRRTTAGEEQPSRLVFADLELDEETHEVYRAGSRVQLSPTEFKLLRYLMLNANRVLSKAQILDHVWKYDFRGDDNIVESYISYLRRKVDNVQPRLIHTLRGVGYVLRKPAV